The genomic stretch GTCGTGGTGCTGAGAGCCTGAAAGGGCTGGTGTAGGTTTTTGTGGGGCATCAACGGACAGGTCCGTCGACGAAGCATTGGAGATGTCCATGTGAGCGCTGTCGGACTTGTCAGAGTCGGAATACAGCACGCCCACCTCAATGGTGTCCTGGACGTCGttttcgtcgtcgtcaaacTCGTCCTTGTAGGCTCTCGCCTCGGACGTCTTCCTGGCGGGATTGCGGCGCCGGCTGGACGGCGTGTCAGCATCAACAGAGGCGCCTCGCCTCTTGAGTCCAGAACTGTAGAGATCCTCAGAATCGTAGCTGTTGCTGTCCGGCCTTCGTCTCCTATTACGAggcgcagaggcagaggctgatgctgatgctgggcCTGAAATGGCGCTTGAAAAGTCAATGTCGTCGTCAATCTGCTCAAACGTGTAGTCAACACGCGCGCGTTTGCGTAGGCTGTGACCGCCCTTTTTGGGACTGTCGTTTTCATAATCTTCCTCGGCCATGTTGTAGTCATCCATGGTCTTTGACCTCTTTCTCAGATTCAAAGGCCGGGTGGTTGGTCCTGGCGTTGAGAAAGTGAAGGCGGGCTGAAGAGGCTTTTGGGCGCGCCGGTTTTGCTGTGCGGTTTGTGGAGTGTTAGTGGCATGCGTCATGATGGGACTGGCGGACGACTGATTGCGCTCAAACGAAGCGTCTGAGCCAGACGCAGGAGACGAAGAAACTCCCTGAGGCTTGCGGCGATTTGTTGTTGGGCGGCGAGCGCGGTCCATGATTGCCAGGCCGCAGCCTGTGGTGGAAACAAGAAAGGTTCTTTAAAGGGGTGTAAGAGGACAACAGGCAGTGTAGATGAGATGGTGTCTGCCAAGTCAGGGCAATCCCGTAAAAGATGAGCGGAGAGTTTtatggaagagagaaggcgtAGAAGAAGGAGATTCTGCGATGATGAGGGGGAGAGAGTGAAAGAGGCCTGTCAAagtgttgatggcgatgctttGTATCAAGAGTGAGAGGCGAATGAAGCGTGACGTGCCGGCCGGAGCGAGCAGGTTTTTCCTCCTGCCAACAAAGCAACAATAGCAATCGACAATCAGCTGCGGCAAAAGACGCACATCAGGGACAATAGGCAGACAAAATAAGACCCGCCGCCCGCTGCTGCGATGATGCCGCGGTGAGCTGAATATCAGAGATTTCTGAGGGCAGCCTTTTTCCACGCTGTCAGTGCTCTCCCAGGAGTCTTTTTCTCAGAACTGTCGTGGATCGAATAAGCCTGGCAGGCCATGCTGCGCTGTGACTGGCCAGCGCCCCCGGTACGTACCTCCCGCGCACTTGGAAGTGGCCAGCGCACCACCCACTACGGAAAGTATTCAGTACATGCACTgctgctaaaaaaaaaaaagcaaagagtCCCATCCGGGGTTGGTCCATCCAATCAGCGCCTATTCACAAACTGCCTTTTCCGGTCCAGGCGGAGCGCCATCGCCCGCGTATCACAAACGCAAAGCTTGCTTTTTATCTTCAAAGAATCTAGGCCTACAGAGTTTAAAAGATCCGGCAGGGAATGAACGCACAACACGGGCTGGGGACGATGACTTGGAGACACGCTCAAGGGGCAGCGCCAGCATCGCTCCGTTTACACAAACAGCTGCTAGTGGGTACTGGGTACTTGCACCCTTTTTTCCGTTTGAATGATTGACATCATGCACGTGATTTTGCAGATGAGGATTGTTAGGTGCCTTGGGCGCCGATTAGCGCGCTTTGGCTCCCTCTACAAAGCCAAAAGCAGCACTAACACCACTCGTTCTATTCTCTCCAGGTTGAGAGACACTCTGCCATAGGAGCCGCTGCAGCAAATAAGGCCCTATGGCGCGCTAGCCCGCTGCAAGACCCGCTGAATCTGCTGTGACTTTGCGCGAATGTTCCCGCCAACGCAGATCCGCCGCTGTATCATTcctctccagcgccttgttttgtttcttgtccTTTCCCTCCCACAACCGTCTGGCTCTGCCAGGAACTGAAGCTTGCTGTAAAACGTTATTGTGCATCTATTCCACTCTCTGTCAATCAAGTGTAAGCTTTAATTGAACTAGCTTGCAGtacatacaagtactacTTCCTGAGCTTATCTTGCTGACTGTTTCAAAGTCTCTTGCTGTACTGCGTATATCGTCACCACCTGCAACGACTTACCCCACCGCTGCATACCACGCTATCACCCCCGTGCTCGTATCGGCCATAATCCTCCCAAGCAAGGTAGCTCCAAGCAGCAAACACTGCGCAGCCACAAACATTTCGGTCTGGCAGCGGTGAATGAATCAACCCATCCAGCTGCATAGAATCCATCCAGTCCGGATAGACAAAGAACCCCTCGCATAGCGCCATGGCCTCCAAGAAATCAAAGGCAGCGCCCGCCGACGACAATCTCGACGAGCTCTTCTCGGGCATTGGCCACgactccaaggccaagaagccgtccaagaagcccacctcggccgccgccaaagcaATTGGCAATGACGATATCCTCGCCGACCTCGAATCGGAGCTTGCTCCCCAGCCCGCGTCTCGCCCACACACACCCCGTCTGAAGGAGACGATTGCGCGACGCTCGACGGCAACCCCTCCCATTGGCGACGACAAGGCCTCTGCTGCGCGCAAGTCCACCGACAGCTCGCGGAGCCTCAGGGCCACCTTCACCCCCAGCGCCACGAGCTCCGAGCTCCATGAGTCGGAGAGGAGGGGACCGGTGGAACAGGCGCCGCCTCAGCAAGCCGGAGGAGGGTGGTGGGGTGGGATCCTGTCGACCGCGACCGGGGTCATGAAgcaggctgaggctgcgTACAGCCAGATCCAGCAGAAcgaagaggcaaagaagtGGGCAGAGCAGGTCAAAGGCCTGGGAAGCGGTATTGATGTGAATGTGTTGAAGAGCTATGGTAAGTTGCGAGCTTCTCTATGCGCAACATGACGCAGCGACTAAAACTCTTGTCTACAGGCGACGAGATTCGCAACCGTGCACTGCCAACCCTATCCAACATTATCAACACCATTGCTCCTCCTATTGGCTCTCACGAGCGCCTCCTCATTCATATTACCCATGATCTGGTTGGATACCCGTCTCTCGATCCTCTCATCTACGAAGTCTTCTCCGATGTTATGCAGCAGGTGGAGGGCGGTGAGCTCCACGTTGTCCAGAGGGGTCATGAAAGCAGCCACCCGCGGTCTCGCGACAGCGCTGCCGGCTGGGACTACGGCCCTTGGTGGAGACAAGTTGACCAGCCTCGAGAACTGGGCGTGGTGAAAGGCCTTGTTGAGGGCACAAAGCTTTGCCGTGTTAATGCAGAGTCGTTTGCGACTGAGTACTTTGCTTCGCGGGGAGGCATCGACGCTGTGAGGGCGGAGGCAAGATCGGGTGACGGCGAGCCTGGTGCTATTCGCACCTCGGATTTGTTCTTGTCTGTTCAAGCCATTGTCACTGATCAGGACAAGACCCTTTTCGGTCGAACTGCCgccgaagaaaaggagaagaaagagtcTGAtgaggcggaagaggagAACGAGGAAGAGTTTAGGTTTGCCATTTTCATTGTCGACCCGGTCCATGAAATCGAGTATGCGACCATCAGCCAACCTTTCCCCGCCAAATGGGCTCGTTGGCTTGAGGCTCCTCGTCCTATGACGCCCGAATCTGGAGACGAAGAATCCCTGCATAATCGTGTCCATGAGGATATCCGGAGCGTTGTTGAGACTGGCGAGCTTGACCCTAGAGAGTGGGTGGCCGGCTGGGTGAAGGACTCTC from Trichoderma atroviride chromosome 3, complete sequence encodes the following:
- a CDS encoding uncharacterized protein (EggNog:ENOG41~BUSCO:EOG092D3ZLJ) produces the protein MASKKSKAAPADDNLDELFSGIGHDSKAKKPSKKPTSAAAKAIGNDDILADLESELAPQPASRPHTPRLKETIARRSTATPPIGDDKASAARKSTDSSRSLRATFTPSATSSELHESERRGPVEQAPPQQAGGGWWGGILSTATGVMKQAEAAYSQIQQNEEAKKWAEQVKGLGSGIDVNVLKSYGDEIRNRALPTLSNIINTIAPPIGSHERLLIHITHDLVGYPSLDPLIYEVFSDVMQQVEGGELHVVQRGHESSHPRSRDSAAGWDYGPWWRQVDQPRELGVVKGLVEGTKLCRVNAESFATEYFASRGGIDAVRAEARSGDGEPGAIRTSDLFLSVQAIVTDQDKTLFGRTAAEEKEKKESDEAEEENEEEFRFAIFIVDPVHEIEYATISQPFPAKWARWLEAPRPMTPESGDEESLHNRVHEDIRSVVETGELDPREWVAGWVKDSLSLSVGIVAQWYVARRMQVGVNHSQVKIEKEDDDDDEEEEEEESDEDTE